A DNA window from Helianthus annuus cultivar XRQ/B chromosome 15, HanXRQr2.0-SUNRISE, whole genome shotgun sequence contains the following coding sequences:
- the LOC110914414 gene encoding uncharacterized protein LOC110914414: MGKGDEYRPPDSISGKWTDINKKCTNFQTVYQRTFAGWKSGSKDEDITQAALVEYTDANDHFPYMRCWQILRHSPKWANISTSSGRSGNKRPSKRSKTNESGEPETPTSDARNTEVNEDIPDDEPVEELPRPPGRSRRAKKPESSSMSMGTDMSNAFSEINKRLQDIHELGTKRIEENREVTKIMWDRQWAHDFEFYSKPHDHLTGKTLKMTLAQKERIEKKYNL; encoded by the coding sequence ATGGGTAAAGGAGACGAATACCGCCCACCGGACTCTATATCGGGCAAGTGGACCGATATAAACAAAAAATGCACGAACTTTCAAACCGTGTACCAACGCACGTTTGCCGGATGGAAAAGTGGAAGTAAGGACGAAGACATTACGCAAGCGGCATTGGTCGAGTATACGGATGCTAATGACCATTTCCCGTACATGAGGTGTTGGCAAATCCTTCGCCATAGCCCCAAATGGGCCAACATATCTACTTCGAGTGGTCGTTCGGGAAATAAACGGCCGTCAAAGAGGTCCAAAACAAACGAGTCGGGTGAACCCGAAACGCCAACCTCCGACGCTCGAAACACCGAGGTGAACGAGGATATTCCGGATGACGAGCCGGTGGAGGAGCTACCAAGACCGCCCGGAAGAAGTAGGCGGGCGAAAAAGCCCGAGTCGTCATCGATGTCTATGGGAACGGATATGAGTAACGCATTTTCGGAGATAAACAAGCGACTTCAAGACATACACGAACTCGGTACTAAACGTATCGAGGAGAACCGCGAAGTTACGAAGATTATGTGGGATAGACAATGGGCTCACGACTTTGAGTTCTACTCGAAACCGCATGACCACTTAACGGGAAAAACTTTGAAAATGACGTTGGCACAAAAGGAGcggattgaaaaaaaatataacctttga
- the LOC110912786 gene encoding uncharacterized protein LOC110912786, which produces MVSREHKKAALHEKLQLLRSVTNSHAKEDTSIISDASKYIEELKRKIDILNQDIAQSSSYQNSWPMVTVEALEKGIQVNVYSERSCQGLLVFVLKAFEDLSLNVLEARVSCTACFQLEALGVESEENGEAIDTHTVKQAVLQAIEDWMESSDQDY; this is translated from the exons ATGGTGTCTAGGGAGCACAAGAAAGCTGCACTGCATGAGAAGCTGCAACTTCTTCGATCTGTTACAAACTCTCATGCA AAGGAAGACACATCGATCATAAGTGATGCATCGAAGTACATAGAAGAGCTTAAACGGAAAATAGATATATTGAATCAAGACATAGCTCAAAGCTCAAGCTACCAGAACTCATGGCCTATG GTAACGGTAGAAGCCTTAGAAAAGGGCATACAAGTAAACGTGTATTCAGAAAGAAGCTGCCAAGGTCTACTAGTTTTTGTTTTGAAAGCGTTCGAAGATTTGAGCCTTAATGTGTTGGAAGCTAGAGTTTCTTGTACAGCCTGTTTTCAACTTGAAGCACTTGGAGTTGAG AGTGAAGAAAATGGAGAAGCCATCGACACTCATACCGTGAAACAAGCAGTCTTGCAAGCAATTGAAGACTGGATGGAAAGCAGTGATCAAGATTACTAA